One Candidatus Korarchaeum sp. genomic region harbors:
- a CDS encoding MBL fold metallo-hydrolase RNA specificity domain-containing protein, which yields MLRFLGGARCVGRSGVEVTGRSSLILDYGIDLGAASSKLTPLDPRTSPEALILTHAHLDHYGASPLILKQWDCDVYVTPPTVDVGEILLKDFLSLSSEYTDKPYSFQDVQLLRRRERSIRLNDILYLDGWELRTFNAGHVLGSVMIHLTSSDGKSLLYTGDLNTSGTRTLRGAETELPKVDYLIMEATYGGDADVHPSRKKVERQFVEDIKSVIARGGVTIIPTFALGRAQEVLLTLIHYMESGVLQEVPIFVDGMIREISKYYNAYWSWLRPEIQRVIRESKRGLFDHRAIEEVRNREELLELSEPFIVLTTSGMLQGGPVITYLRHFGTRSGNLIYLTGYQVKGTRGRMLLDGIRQIPMPDGTLIEVKSEVKFADFSAHADQPNLINFVTKIASKGLKEVFLVHGESEKLVQLRRKLEGRNIRTYIPHEGEVIVLR from the coding sequence ATGCTCAGGTTCTTAGGAGGAGCTAGGTGCGTAGGAAGATCTGGTGTAGAGGTAACTGGGAGGAGCTCACTTATCTTAGACTACGGTATCGATCTAGGAGCTGCTAGCTCAAAGCTAACACCTTTGGACCCTAGGACCTCTCCAGAAGCTCTGATTCTTACTCATGCTCACTTGGATCACTACGGAGCCAGTCCACTGATACTTAAACAGTGGGATTGCGATGTTTACGTGACCCCTCCTACCGTCGATGTGGGGGAGATACTGCTTAAGGACTTCCTGAGTCTCTCATCCGAATACACGGATAAGCCATACTCCTTCCAAGACGTTCAGCTCTTGAGGAGGAGGGAGAGGTCCATTAGGCTCAATGACATCCTCTACTTGGACGGATGGGAGCTTAGGACCTTCAACGCCGGCCACGTCTTAGGTTCTGTGATGATACACCTCACTTCGAGTGACGGTAAGAGTTTACTTTACACGGGGGACTTGAACACCTCGGGGACCAGAACCCTAAGGGGTGCGGAGACAGAGCTCCCGAAAGTGGATTACCTGATAATGGAGGCTACCTACGGTGGTGACGCGGACGTACATCCCTCCAGGAAGAAGGTAGAGAGACAGTTCGTAGAGGACATAAAGAGCGTTATAGCTAGAGGAGGGGTTACCATAATTCCTACGTTCGCTTTAGGTAGAGCGCAGGAAGTTCTCCTAACGTTAATACATTATATGGAATCCGGAGTTTTGCAAGAGGTACCTATATTCGTCGATGGCATGATAAGGGAGATCTCGAAGTACTACAACGCTTACTGGTCTTGGCTGAGACCTGAGATACAGAGGGTGATAAGGGAGAGTAAGAGAGGCCTCTTCGATCACAGGGCTATAGAGGAGGTTAGGAATAGGGAGGAACTACTCGAGCTGAGTGAACCCTTCATCGTGCTAACGACTTCCGGGATGCTCCAAGGGGGACCCGTCATCACTTACCTCAGGCATTTTGGAACGAGAAGCGGGAACTTAATTTACCTCACGGGTTATCAGGTTAAGGGGACCAGGGGGAGGATGTTGCTAGACGGGATCAGGCAGATCCCGATGCCAGATGGTACCCTGATAGAAGTGAAGAGCGAAGTGAAGTTCGCAGACTTCTCAGCGCATGCTGATCAACCTAATCTGATCAACTTCGTAACTAAGATAGCGAGCAAGGGTTTAAAGGAGGTCTTCCTAGTTCATGGAGAGTCTGAGAAACTTGTTCAATTGAGGAGGAAGCTCGAAGGGAGGAACATAAGGACTTACATACCGCATGAGGGGGAAGTTATAGTGCTAAGGTGA
- a CDS encoding DEAD/DEAH box helicase: MDLEVLLSRLRVRELYPTQQEVIRRGLVSEGNFVLAAPTASGKTLAAEIVMYEELEKGGKVLYLVPLRSIAYEKYEEFSELFDRWSVRVSTGDYDSSDEPLGRNDVIVMTYEKFDSVQRHRSSWLSHVSLLVLDEVHYVGDPSRGPTLEMAISKFTYENEFCRRIALSATITNLNEVADWLSAIPIRVDWRPVPLKVGIYAGGKLVYSDGTSEGLEGDGLFPLLKRCLESGGQALIFYNKRSDAVSWAEKIASNLKIEGAPREEVFEGVNMPSYGSSKLLERLSGVVERGVGFHHAGLPFELRKAVESAFRRGLIKVLTATPTLAAGVNLPARTVIISSYMRYNNKLGRMSPISIMEFWQMAGRAGRPRYDPYGEAYIVVRSQGEAKRVLDNYVKSEPEPVQSHLHDTSLLRNHLLALVASKESISSSEILDVFRRTLFYSQGGGRFLERTIPYLLESLKEEGFLQEVGGNYRATSLGKRVSELYIDTYSAHMMVESLEELSRRFRRFEDLELPVLHFICMLPDMPRVYGSKRNELLERTLEELDPLIPLEEAPLSSYSELLQVVRGALSLKMWISGLSDGEVEEKLGVEPGDLRSLAENAEWLCYSFSEIAKLLGERRVSEWLRILYLRVKHGVPEELLSLVTLRGVGRFRAKLLYEAGYRTVRDIADAEPRDLEDIPGIGRKLSKELVEQARSLVYVGSPDRE, encoded by the coding sequence ATGGATCTTGAGGTACTCCTGAGTAGGTTGAGAGTAAGGGAACTCTACCCAACGCAGCAGGAAGTCATCAGAAGGGGTTTAGTAAGTGAGGGTAACTTCGTCCTAGCTGCTCCTACGGCATCAGGTAAGACGCTGGCTGCCGAGATCGTGATGTATGAGGAGCTTGAGAAGGGAGGAAAGGTCCTTTACTTAGTTCCCCTGAGGTCCATCGCTTACGAGAAGTACGAAGAGTTCTCCGAACTATTCGATAGGTGGAGCGTGAGAGTCTCAACGGGCGACTACGATTCCTCGGATGAGCCCCTGGGGAGGAACGATGTTATAGTGATGACTTACGAGAAGTTCGATTCTGTCCAGAGGCACAGGAGCTCTTGGTTAAGTCATGTGAGTTTACTCGTGCTCGATGAGGTGCATTACGTCGGTGACCCAAGCAGGGGACCCACTCTGGAAATGGCCATATCCAAGTTTACTTATGAGAACGAGTTCTGCAGGAGAATAGCACTCAGTGCGACCATAACGAACCTGAATGAGGTAGCTGACTGGCTATCGGCCATTCCAATAAGGGTTGACTGGAGGCCGGTCCCACTCAAGGTCGGGATCTATGCCGGGGGGAAGTTGGTCTACTCGGATGGTACTTCCGAGGGACTGGAGGGAGATGGATTGTTCCCCCTGCTTAAGAGGTGTCTGGAGAGCGGGGGTCAGGCCTTGATCTTCTACAACAAGAGGAGTGATGCCGTATCATGGGCTGAGAAGATAGCCTCTAACTTGAAGATCGAGGGAGCTCCCAGAGAGGAGGTCTTTGAGGGAGTGAATATGCCCTCCTATGGGTCATCGAAACTCTTGGAGAGGCTCTCCGGTGTGGTAGAGAGGGGCGTGGGCTTCCACCATGCCGGCCTTCCGTTTGAGCTGAGGAAGGCTGTTGAGAGCGCTTTCAGGAGAGGGCTCATTAAGGTACTGACAGCGACGCCAACGTTAGCAGCTGGCGTTAACTTACCAGCTAGGACTGTGATAATAAGCTCCTACATGAGGTACAACAATAAGCTAGGTAGGATGAGCCCCATCTCCATAATGGAATTCTGGCAGATGGCAGGAAGGGCCGGAAGGCCAAGGTATGATCCGTATGGGGAAGCGTACATAGTAGTTAGGAGTCAGGGCGAAGCTAAGAGGGTCCTCGATAACTACGTTAAATCCGAGCCCGAACCAGTCCAATCGCATCTACACGATACTTCGCTACTTAGAAACCATTTGCTCGCTTTAGTAGCCAGTAAAGAAAGCATCAGTTCGAGCGAGATACTCGATGTCTTCAGAAGGACTCTGTTCTATTCTCAAGGGGGCGGGAGGTTCCTAGAGAGGACCATCCCCTACTTACTTGAGTCATTGAAGGAGGAGGGTTTCCTTCAAGAGGTAGGAGGGAATTACAGGGCTACTTCGCTAGGTAAGAGGGTATCTGAACTCTACATAGATACTTACTCAGCCCACATGATGGTGGAGTCCCTCGAGGAACTTTCTAGGAGGTTTAGGAGATTTGAGGACCTAGAGCTTCCGGTTCTCCACTTCATCTGCATGCTCCCTGATATGCCGAGGGTTTACGGAAGTAAGAGGAACGAGCTTCTAGAGAGAACTCTTGAGGAGCTTGATCCTCTCATCCCGCTGGAGGAAGCCCCGCTTTCCTCCTACTCAGAGTTGCTCCAGGTGGTTAGGGGGGCCCTCTCCCTGAAGATGTGGATCTCCGGGCTAAGCGACGGTGAGGTGGAGGAGAAGCTGGGTGTCGAGCCGGGAGACCTTAGAAGTCTAGCTGAGAATGCTGAATGGCTTTGTTACTCATTCTCTGAAATAGCAAAGCTCTTAGGTGAGAGAAGAGTATCAGAATGGCTCAGAATCCTTTACCTTAGAGTAAAGCACGGCGTACCTGAGGAGCTCCTATCCTTAGTCACGCTCAGAGGGGTGGGGAGGTTCAGAGCTAAGCTACTTTACGAAGCTGGCTACAGGACCGTTAGGGATATAGCTGATGCCGAACCCCGGGATCTCGAGGATATCCCGGGTATAGGGAGAAAGTTATCCAAGGAGTTGGTGGAACAAGCGAGGTCGTTGGTCTATGTGGGTTCACCCGATAGAGAGTAG
- a CDS encoding 4Fe-4S binding protein, with protein sequence MCEWCMKHGAGGKWYLNARNYSNELAESMNLQAYLEEQWKNFEQVYIRRIMGISSIGLGYKLRMPIIGRILRWSVERMIHSESPRRNPIRADGHFGQVIPIEEAKLIIMNLAAEPIIKNYCMCRMMQKGIKDACCINFGLLSGVIEKLPRFIPENMKVRITREEAVEALEEQNRRGRVSTVWFQPVPYINAICSCEVPQCGGLRLRMDFGLYTVYKAEYVAEVDPDICQGCKTCVSRCQFGAIRFSPTLGRVMIDVTKCFGCGLCRDVCQYNAIKLVPREEVPGVRGRY encoded by the coding sequence ATGTGCGAGTGGTGCATGAAGCATGGTGCAGGCGGGAAGTGGTATCTTAATGCGAGAAACTATTCAAATGAACTCGCGGAGTCGATGAACCTCCAAGCTTATTTAGAGGAGCAATGGAAAAATTTTGAGCAGGTATATATCAGGAGAATCATGGGGATTTCGTCGATAGGACTAGGCTATAAGCTCAGGATGCCGATCATCGGGAGGATATTACGCTGGAGCGTTGAAAGGATGATCCACTCTGAAAGCCCGAGACGTAACCCTATAAGAGCTGATGGACATTTCGGACAGGTTATCCCAATAGAGGAGGCAAAGTTAATAATAATGAACTTAGCAGCCGAACCTATAATAAAAAATTATTGTATGTGCCGTATGATGCAAAAAGGTATAAAAGATGCATGTTGCATAAACTTCGGGCTTCTGTCAGGTGTAATCGAAAAGCTGCCGAGGTTCATTCCGGAAAACATGAAGGTCCGTATAACACGTGAAGAGGCTGTTGAAGCCCTTGAAGAACAAAATCGGAGAGGGCGTGTTTCAACTGTATGGTTCCAACCAGTGCCTTATATAAATGCGATATGCTCATGCGAGGTGCCCCAATGCGGTGGTCTCCGCCTGAGGATGGACTTCGGGCTTTACACCGTCTACAAGGCTGAGTATGTAGCGGAGGTCGATCCAGATATTTGCCAAGGGTGTAAAACATGTGTCTCCCGCTGTCAATTTGGGGCAATACGTTTCAGTCCAACACTGGGAAGAGTCATGATAGATGTGACTAAATGCTTCGGCTGTGGCCTCTGCAGGGACGTATGCCAATACAACGCAATCAAGCTCGTTCCGAGGGAGGAGGTTCCAGGAGTCAGAGGTAGATATTAG
- a CDS encoding glycosyltransferase produces MPKAYISPLGIGYGHASRCVNLAKRLVKEGFSVYFSARGDAFTYLKGSPEGFPLFGEGKEIVWKQREDGSPDFWGTLKEPGILREFVAQVLEERDYLEAVSPDVVISDSRLQTLVASEYLGLPSVSILNQPKLLLHPLIVKKSTSTLPRGLSIAKRLESVVNSAITRFWALSQASLVADFPPPFNISKYQTSNLPKALMDRLVFTGPLLEPECDEVRDELVLIMISGPEYERRSVLGEIIALMERIPEELRELEFVVSMGEPGTLRVEELSSNVKIFSWLPNKWEFLSRARVVVSRAGHNVISESLLCGKPLLLIPVPGQTEKMENAKSVQELGLGLYMNQDDLEKRFFDYLRTLLKNSGFHKRAKEFRDKFLDWDFLGRAVGAIESVIA; encoded by the coding sequence ATGCCCAAAGCTTACATATCTCCATTGGGGATAGGATACGGTCACGCTTCAAGGTGCGTTAACCTAGCCAAGAGGCTAGTGAAGGAGGGGTTTTCTGTATACTTCTCAGCTAGGGGAGATGCTTTTACTTACCTAAAGGGGTCCCCTGAGGGATTCCCGTTGTTTGGGGAGGGTAAGGAAATCGTTTGGAAGCAGAGGGAGGACGGATCACCTGACTTCTGGGGGACACTTAAGGAACCCGGGATACTCAGGGAGTTCGTAGCCCAAGTCTTAGAGGAGAGGGATTACCTGGAGGCTGTATCCCCCGACGTGGTGATCTCCGATTCCAGACTGCAGACCCTAGTGGCATCCGAGTACCTCGGGCTTCCCAGCGTGTCCATACTGAACCAACCTAAGCTACTACTCCATCCCTTGATCGTTAAGAAATCTACTTCTACTCTTCCTAGAGGACTATCTATAGCTAAGAGGTTAGAATCCGTAGTAAACTCAGCTATAACTAGGTTTTGGGCTCTATCACAGGCATCTTTAGTTGCCGATTTCCCTCCGCCGTTTAACATATCTAAGTATCAGACGTCAAACCTCCCCAAGGCCTTGATGGATCGTCTGGTCTTCACTGGACCTCTTCTAGAACCTGAGTGCGATGAAGTGAGGGATGAACTCGTTCTGATAATGATCTCAGGTCCGGAGTACGAGAGGAGATCTGTTTTAGGGGAGATAATAGCTCTCATGGAGAGGATTCCGGAGGAATTGAGGGAACTCGAGTTCGTCGTATCAATGGGAGAACCGGGTACCCTTAGGGTCGAGGAGCTCTCTAGCAATGTCAAGATCTTCAGTTGGCTCCCGAATAAGTGGGAGTTCCTATCTAGAGCCAGGGTGGTAGTTTCCAGAGCTGGGCACAACGTGATATCTGAATCCCTACTCTGTGGAAAGCCTCTACTCCTGATTCCAGTCCCCGGGCAGACAGAGAAAATGGAGAACGCGAAAAGTGTTCAAGAGCTCGGTCTGGGGTTGTACATGAATCAGGACGATCTTGAGAAGAGATTCTTCGATTACCTGCGAACGCTCCTAAAGAACAGTGGTTTCCATAAGAGGGCTAAGGAGTTCAGAGATAAATTCTTAGACTGGGATTTCTTAGGGAGGGCTGTGGGTGCGATAGAAAGCGTGATTGCTTAG
- a CDS encoding TIGR00296 family protein: MNELTLEEGSFLVRLARASITSFFVSRGILDVRPPYPKLEEKSGAFVTLSTYPEEELRGCIGFPEPIYPLYKAVIRAALAAAFEDPRFPPLSESELNKITVEVSVLTPPERIDTAVDQREDLPELIEVGKHGIIVRRGSLSGLLLPQVAVEYEWDSREFLEHTCIKAGMRTGCWLVNGTEVYRFSAIIFTERSPNGEVLRKELG; the protein is encoded by the coding sequence ATGAATGAGCTAACCCTGGAGGAAGGCTCCTTCTTGGTCAGGCTAGCGAGAGCCTCTATAACCTCCTTCTTCGTGAGCAGAGGGATCTTGGATGTGAGACCACCCTACCCAAAGTTGGAGGAGAAGTCCGGTGCCTTCGTCACGCTGAGCACCTACCCCGAGGAGGAGCTTAGGGGATGCATAGGGTTTCCTGAGCCCATATATCCCCTTTACAAAGCTGTAATAAGAGCAGCATTAGCTGCGGCCTTCGAGGATCCCAGGTTCCCACCTTTATCCGAGAGCGAGCTCAATAAGATCACGGTCGAGGTCTCCGTTCTGACACCCCCTGAGAGGATCGATACCGCCGTTGACCAGAGGGAGGACCTGCCTGAGCTCATAGAAGTAGGGAAGCATGGGATCATAGTGAGAAGAGGATCTCTCTCAGGTCTTCTCCTCCCACAGGTTGCCGTAGAGTATGAATGGGACTCCCGTGAGTTCCTGGAGCACACCTGCATCAAAGCGGGAATGCGTACGGGATGCTGGTTGGTTAATGGGACTGAGGTTTACAGGTTCTCAGCGATTATCTTCACGGAGAGGAGTCCCAACGGGGAAGTCTTGAGGAAAGAGCTAGGTTAG
- a CDS encoding minichromosome maintenance protein MCM codes for MVERAPLMSTEELAEKYKYFLRYYRDEGGELVYSKELARIIEEQRRSLSVNWYHIYNFNPEFREIAEDVVMHPSIHLSAGSLALRELVMELIPSLAEEMKIYGEGDFHLRFYNVPTKASFRDLTKLSIGRLIEVEGIITRVSDIYDKLVRASFICVSCGRVEEVDLMGEKLRVIERCPDCGSPMKLDHEVSKFISWRSVRIQERPEDLPPGMMPEHIDGIMTDDIVDDVKPGDRVRVTGIIRIKPARRDEGREGPIYKRYLEVVHVEVPNRVYEKLEITPEDEIEILKLAERKDVEDLIVRSIAPSVFGWTEVKRAIAYALFGGSTKVLADGSKVRGEINVLLVGDPGVAKSQLLKYTAQLAPRGLYTTGKGSTAAGLTAAVVRDSATGGWTLEAGALVLADMGVACIDEFDKMSEDDRRSIHEAMEQQTISIAKAGIVATLNARTTIIAAANPKKGKYDDYVTVAENINLPPTVLSRFDLVFIMKDRPRVEADSMVAEHILITRMGRNPEAKPPIDPTLLKKYIAYARQNIDPLLTDEAAERIKSYYVEVRKRGIKEGEEEIMQDFISITPRQLEALIRLSEARARMHLRREVTAEDADMAINLMEVTLKGAAYDIISGYFDITGWMTGISFPEVKRREVVFQIIKQLTEESEDGTVDRDVVVRISAERLNLKGKEYVVEDILRKLNEDGLIIFPPGGKIKLI; via the coding sequence ATGGTTGAGAGAGCCCCGCTGATGAGTACGGAGGAGCTCGCGGAGAAGTATAAGTACTTCCTGAGGTACTACAGAGATGAGGGCGGTGAACTCGTTTACAGTAAGGAGTTAGCTCGCATTATAGAGGAGCAGAGGAGATCCCTCAGCGTGAATTGGTATCATATATACAACTTCAACCCTGAGTTCAGGGAGATAGCCGAGGACGTAGTGATGCACCCCTCCATACACCTTTCCGCTGGTTCCCTAGCCCTCAGGGAGTTGGTGATGGAGCTCATCCCATCCTTAGCGGAGGAGATGAAGATATACGGTGAGGGAGACTTCCACCTGAGGTTCTACAACGTACCAACGAAGGCTTCCTTCAGGGATCTCACTAAGCTCTCGATAGGGAGGCTCATAGAGGTCGAGGGCATAATCACCAGGGTATCTGATATCTACGATAAACTCGTCAGAGCGTCCTTCATATGCGTTAGCTGCGGGAGGGTTGAGGAAGTAGACTTGATGGGAGAGAAGCTCAGGGTGATCGAGAGATGTCCTGATTGCGGGTCCCCCATGAAGCTAGACCACGAAGTGAGTAAGTTCATCAGCTGGAGGTCCGTGAGGATACAGGAGAGGCCTGAGGACCTCCCCCCTGGCATGATGCCTGAGCATATAGATGGTATAATGACGGACGATATAGTGGACGACGTCAAGCCGGGGGATAGGGTTAGGGTAACCGGCATAATAAGGATAAAGCCCGCTAGGAGGGATGAGGGAAGAGAAGGGCCGATATACAAGAGGTATCTTGAGGTAGTTCATGTAGAGGTCCCGAACAGGGTTTACGAGAAGCTTGAGATAACCCCTGAGGATGAGATAGAGATACTCAAGCTAGCTGAGAGGAAGGATGTGGAGGACCTGATCGTTAGATCCATAGCACCCTCAGTCTTCGGCTGGACGGAGGTGAAGAGAGCTATAGCTTACGCTCTCTTCGGAGGTAGCACCAAGGTATTGGCGGATGGCTCTAAGGTTAGAGGAGAGATAAACGTCCTCTTAGTGGGAGATCCAGGCGTTGCAAAGAGTCAGTTGCTGAAGTACACCGCTCAATTGGCGCCCAGAGGGCTCTACACTACCGGCAAGGGGTCTACTGCCGCCGGTCTAACTGCCGCCGTCGTCAGGGATTCAGCTACCGGCGGTTGGACGCTTGAGGCAGGAGCCCTTGTGCTCGCCGACATGGGAGTAGCGTGCATAGATGAATTCGATAAGATGAGTGAGGACGATAGGAGATCTATTCATGAGGCCATGGAGCAGCAAACTATCTCGATAGCCAAGGCCGGTATCGTTGCAACCCTTAATGCGAGAACCACGATAATAGCGGCTGCGAACCCGAAGAAGGGGAAGTACGATGATTACGTGACGGTAGCTGAGAACATCAACCTCCCGCCTACCGTGCTCTCTAGGTTCGACCTAGTCTTCATAATGAAGGATAGGCCAAGAGTGGAAGCTGATAGCATGGTCGCTGAGCACATACTGATAACGAGGATGGGGAGGAACCCCGAAGCCAAGCCCCCGATAGACCCTACTCTCCTGAAGAAGTACATAGCTTACGCTAGGCAGAACATAGACCCCTTACTCACAGATGAGGCCGCGGAGAGGATAAAGAGCTACTACGTCGAGGTTAGGAAGAGAGGTATCAAGGAAGGGGAGGAGGAGATCATGCAGGACTTCATATCGATCACTCCGAGGCAGCTTGAAGCTCTGATAAGGCTGAGTGAAGCTAGGGCGAGGATGCACTTAAGGAGGGAGGTGACAGCTGAGGACGCTGACATGGCGATAAACTTAATGGAGGTTACGCTGAAGGGAGCTGCTTACGATATAATCTCGGGTTACTTCGATATAACTGGATGGATGACTGGTATCTCCTTCCCGGAGGTAAAGAGGAGGGAAGTCGTCTTTCAAATAATAAAGCAGTTGACCGAGGAGAGCGAGGACGGGACTGTAGATAGAGACGTTGTGGTCAGGATCTCGGCTGAAAGGCTAAACTTAAAGGGTAAGGAATACGTTGTAGAGGACATACTGAGGAAACTGAACGAGGATGGCCTGATAATATTCCCACCGGGCGGTAAGATAAAGCTCATCTGA
- a CDS encoding NAD(+)/NADH kinase, whose product MYEKGFPVKRVAIIPNMDRRRALRIYERLRSMLTSSGISVVEDHREAEVAIVIGGDGTILRAFHQLGSLPILGIKDGTFGTMLEIDQDELNRVPEILSCGDFWLEYTKTLEVREPEPHLIALNEFLIRSGKLGKSSRLGLAVDYAPVSECICDGIIIATPTGSYAYSLAAGGPVLDPRCDGIVVSYVAPWPPSLMPSLRSLVIPSSSVIEVWSASPYLYVIADGLSPIRVRPPIRISESERKAVFIRKSRDPTDFYRRLVRRMLPKTLTGILQYPKLKL is encoded by the coding sequence ATGTATGAGAAAGGGTTTCCCGTTAAGAGAGTAGCTATAATTCCTAACATGGATAGAAGAAGAGCGCTGAGGATCTATGAGAGACTGAGATCAATGCTCACCTCTAGCGGCATCAGTGTCGTCGAGGATCACAGGGAAGCTGAGGTAGCGATAGTGATAGGAGGAGATGGGACCATCCTCAGAGCTTTCCATCAATTGGGGAGTCTTCCGATACTTGGGATAAAGGACGGTACTTTCGGCACAATGCTCGAGATTGATCAGGATGAGCTGAACAGAGTACCGGAGATTCTGAGCTGCGGGGATTTCTGGTTAGAGTACACTAAGACTTTAGAGGTGAGGGAACCCGAGCCGCATCTCATAGCCCTGAACGAGTTCTTGATAAGGAGCGGGAAACTTGGCAAATCATCTAGACTCGGACTGGCCGTGGATTACGCACCTGTAAGCGAGTGTATATGCGATGGTATAATAATAGCTACACCAACGGGGTCCTACGCTTACTCACTAGCAGCAGGGGGCCCTGTGCTCGATCCTAGGTGCGACGGCATTGTTGTGTCTTACGTAGCTCCGTGGCCCCCCAGCCTAATGCCCTCCCTCAGGTCCCTAGTGATACCCTCATCATCGGTGATCGAGGTCTGGTCAGCATCGCCCTACCTTTACGTTATAGCAGACGGGCTCTCACCTATCAGAGTAAGACCTCCCATCAGGATTTCTGAATCCGAGAGAAAAGCTGTTTTCATAAGAAAATCTCGTGATCCAACTGATTTCTACAGGAGATTAGTCAGAAGGATGCTCCCAAAGACACTAACTGGTATACTGCAGTATCCTAAGCTCAAGCTATGA
- the purB gene encoding adenylosuccinate lyase, which produces MWVHPIESRYGSERMRSIFRQESRVRRMAEVEALYARALARRGIIPVEAADAIERASKEVTVDDVLEEERLVKHETMALVRALSRRAGRHGEYLHLGLTSNDVLDTVMGVQIKEAGRLIVSKTASLLESIIRRGEESLDVVCLGRTHGVAADPIPLSMKFAYWSYLVRSSLRRFISALDEACVGKLRGAVGTLAASVELGIQDPLAVESEVLNSLGLRPPEITTQIVPRDRLAFLIVSMSLFSSALDIIANEIRNLHRTEIGEIREHFEESQVGSSTMPHKMNPINSEKVCGLARLMRSLALAALENIVLEHERDLTNSSVERVIIPEAFLILEEQISTLTRVIGSLDIERGRIEENLRKYADLALSERLMISLVKKGLGRQEAHEIVRRISLRSKRSGMRFLDEVMRDEEISRVLTREEMEDIFRPEGYLGLGKELSIKEFEIAKEFLKEVLSHE; this is translated from the coding sequence ATGTGGGTTCACCCGATAGAGAGTAGATACGGATCCGAGAGAATGAGATCCATATTCAGGCAGGAGAGCAGAGTGAGGAGGATGGCTGAGGTAGAAGCCCTCTACGCGAGAGCTCTCGCGAGGAGAGGGATAATACCAGTGGAAGCTGCTGATGCCATTGAGAGGGCCTCTAAGGAAGTGACTGTCGATGACGTGCTAGAGGAAGAGAGGTTGGTGAAGCATGAGACGATGGCTTTGGTCAGAGCCCTCTCGAGGAGGGCTGGAAGGCACGGTGAGTATCTGCACTTAGGCCTCACTTCCAACGACGTCCTAGATACCGTGATGGGCGTTCAGATAAAGGAGGCAGGAAGGCTCATAGTGAGCAAGACGGCCTCCCTTTTGGAGAGCATAATCAGGAGAGGGGAGGAATCTCTTGATGTCGTTTGCTTAGGAAGGACGCACGGTGTTGCAGCCGATCCCATACCCCTCTCTATGAAGTTCGCTTACTGGTCCTACTTAGTCAGGAGCTCCCTGAGGAGGTTCATCTCAGCCCTTGATGAGGCCTGTGTGGGAAAGCTCAGGGGAGCCGTCGGTACTCTAGCGGCCTCTGTCGAACTGGGTATCCAGGATCCCCTTGCTGTGGAGTCTGAGGTCCTCAACTCTTTAGGATTGAGACCCCCCGAGATAACCACTCAGATAGTCCCGAGGGATAGGCTAGCCTTTCTCATAGTCTCGATGTCCCTCTTCTCATCGGCCCTTGATATCATAGCTAACGAAATAAGGAACCTGCATAGGACGGAGATAGGGGAGATCAGGGAGCACTTCGAGGAGAGTCAAGTGGGTTCCAGTACGATGCCCCATAAGATGAATCCCATCAACAGCGAGAAGGTCTGCGGATTAGCTAGGTTGATGAGGTCATTAGCACTCGCTGCTCTCGAGAACATCGTTTTAGAGCATGAGAGAGACCTCACAAATAGCTCTGTCGAGAGAGTGATCATACCTGAGGCCTTCTTGATCCTCGAGGAGCAGATAAGCACCCTGACTAGGGTGATCGGGAGCTTGGATATCGAGAGGGGTAGGATAGAGGAGAACCTGAGGAAGTACGCTGACCTAGCTCTCAGCGAGAGGTTAATGATATCCCTCGTTAAGAAGGGCTTAGGAAGACAGGAGGCTCATGAGATTGTCAGAAGGATATCCTTGAGATCTAAGAGAAGCGGTATGAGGTTCTTAGATGAGGTGATGCGTGACGAGGAGATCTCAAGAGTGCTAACTCGTGAGGAGATGGAGGATATATTCAGGCCCGAGGGCTACCTGGGGTTAGGTAAGGAATTATCGATCAAGGAGTTTGAGATCGCTAAGGAGTTCCTGAAGGAGGTGCTTTCACACGAGTGA